Proteins from a genomic interval of Streptomyces fodineus:
- a CDS encoding PP2C family protein-serine/threonine phosphatase, with product MGTERIDRSEGFGERLLGLLLDRARLLPPQMIAPLIAEGVARIGGRDVSILLQDYAQELLVPLPGRNLHVAQPEPVVDSPAGRAFLRGDMVEVAQARGGVRMYLPLLDGSDQVGVMALTLDAVGDDDRRLLHRLASLVADMLVTKNAYTDLFFQARRREPMSVSAEIQWSLLPPLTMTVPQVQVAGALEPAYRVAGDSFDYALNGNILHMAVIDAMGHALDAATMAAVAIGAYRHARRVFISLDEKYAFMDDAISKQFGPDHFVTAQLMHLNVTTGVMELVNAGHPAPLLIRDGEVVQQLESATTLPVGFGGEMPRVKEHVLQQGDRVLCYTDGIIEEHVAGGEAFGEERLIRCVNRLGEEPSEGVRADLRRLSHTLKRERGGRTTDDATLFMIEWHGGTADHLAILD from the coding sequence ATGGGCACGGAGCGCATTGACCGATCGGAGGGCTTCGGCGAGCGGCTGCTCGGCCTGTTGCTGGACAGGGCGCGGCTGCTGCCGCCCCAGATGATCGCCCCGCTGATCGCGGAGGGGGTGGCCAGGATCGGCGGTCGTGATGTCTCCATCCTGCTCCAGGACTACGCACAGGAATTGCTGGTGCCGCTGCCGGGCAGGAACCTGCACGTGGCCCAACCAGAGCCGGTGGTCGACTCCCCCGCCGGGCGGGCCTTCCTGCGCGGCGACATGGTCGAGGTGGCGCAGGCCCGCGGCGGCGTCCGGATGTACCTGCCGCTGCTGGACGGCAGTGACCAGGTGGGCGTCATGGCCCTCACCCTGGACGCGGTCGGCGACGACGACCGGCGGCTGCTGCACAGGCTTGCCAGCCTGGTCGCCGACATGCTGGTCACCAAGAACGCCTATACCGACCTGTTCTTCCAGGCCCGGCGCCGGGAGCCGATGAGCGTGTCCGCGGAGATCCAGTGGAGCCTGCTGCCGCCGCTGACGATGACCGTGCCGCAGGTCCAGGTGGCCGGCGCCCTGGAGCCCGCCTACCGCGTCGCAGGCGACAGCTTCGATTACGCCCTCAACGGCAACATCCTGCACATGGCCGTCATCGACGCGATGGGTCACGCCTTGGACGCCGCCACGATGGCCGCCGTGGCCATCGGTGCCTACCGGCATGCCCGGCGCGTATTCATCAGCCTGGACGAAAAGTACGCGTTCATGGACGATGCCATTTCCAAGCAGTTCGGGCCGGACCACTTCGTCACGGCGCAGCTGATGCACCTGAACGTCACCACCGGTGTGATGGAGCTGGTCAACGCGGGCCACCCCGCGCCGTTGCTGATCCGCGACGGCGAGGTCGTACAGCAGCTGGAGAGCGCGACGACGCTGCCCGTCGGCTTCGGCGGTGAAATGCCCCGCGTCAAAGAGCACGTGCTCCAGCAGGGCGACCGGGTGCTCTGCTACACCGATGGCATCATCGAGGAGCATGTCGCCGGCGGGGAGGCGTTCGGCGAGGAACGCCTCATCCGCTGCGTCAACCGCCTGGGGGAAGAGCCGTCGGAGGGCGTGCGGGCGGATCTGCGCCGGCTCTCCCACACGCTGAAGAGGGAACGGGGCGGGCGCACCACCGACGACGCCACCCTTTTCATGATCGAGTGGCACGGAGGCACCGCCGACCACCTCGCGATCCTCGACTGA
- a CDS encoding HAD family hydrolase produces MIKPIELVIFDCDGVLVDSERIAARVQVALGAELGWPLTEDEVVDRFIGRSHAAIHEQVAAQLGPDTAAIWSERFEHLHREAVDAGLAPVDGLPEALDALTLPTCVASSGSHDKMRHTLDRTGLYERFAGRIYSSTEVSRGKPAPDLFLHAAQQMGVDPEACVVVEDSQPGVHAARAAGMRAFGYAGGLTPAERLEGRDTVVFYDMRELPTLIAERQLPLHQTLPSHKI; encoded by the coding sequence ATGATCAAGCCCATTGAACTCGTCATATTCGACTGCGACGGCGTGCTGGTCGACAGCGAGCGCATCGCCGCTCGTGTCCAGGTCGCCCTCGGAGCCGAGCTGGGTTGGCCGCTGACCGAGGACGAGGTCGTGGACCGGTTCATCGGGCGCTCGCACGCCGCCATCCACGAGCAGGTCGCCGCTCAACTCGGCCCGGACACGGCCGCGATCTGGTCGGAGAGGTTCGAGCACCTCCACCGGGAGGCCGTGGACGCAGGGCTTGCCCCGGTGGACGGCTTGCCGGAAGCACTCGACGCGCTCACTCTGCCGACATGCGTCGCCTCCAGCGGCTCCCACGACAAGATGCGGCACACCCTGGACCGCACCGGGCTCTACGAACGCTTCGCAGGCCGCATCTACAGTTCCACCGAAGTCTCCCGCGGCAAGCCCGCGCCCGACCTGTTCCTGCACGCTGCCCAGCAGATGGGCGTCGATCCCGAAGCGTGCGTGGTCGTCGAGGACAGCCAGCCCGGCGTCCACGCTGCCCGCGCCGCCGGCATGCGGGCCTTCGGCTACGCAGGAGGACTCACCCCGGCCGAACGCCTCGAAGGCCGCGACACCGTCGTCTTCTACGACATGCGCGAGCTGCCGACTCTCATCGCCGAGCGGCAGCTACCTCTCCACCAGACACTGCCCAGCCACAAGATTTGA
- a CDS encoding SpoIIE family protein phosphatase, protein MRMRLLDAVHEDRRDVEVLLTGLQQAVAEVHGLGGMVHLPGGGMSGVLYLVADSGLPESMTRPWLIIPARGAAPPSRAARNDTVSWRPDLAPPDPVPGRDPAALWPARLPAGIGHLAVPIPGGGRRRGALSVLFAPGTEPGPAERGFLNDVAAWMSGRLRSSGILNPSPTLLRALEDGPGPRQTAPWDEEGAPSIGYTWDLRTGELTADQPVQEVLPGIDPEVMTGGIEAWAALIHPDDLPAAVAGFDTGIQLRGGFQNEYRIRRQDGTYLWIEARARTITDEEGAPAKVIGTLRDSSETHAAAESVGRALRHMSDGFVSLDTEWRIGFLNQAAERLLGAAGDVAGALLWNIPAVRAVPGLEERCRATAAEGRPAGFDVPGPDGTSWYHLRLLPVPEGLTLYITDTTERHLREAERAAAERASAERAALVQRITRELAEAVTAQDVMAAVADGVMTPLGATGLIMFGVVGDRLTVVGSRGYGERFTRLLDGRWAVLDTTNPVGDALRTRTPLCISSPEEFLKSYPGTETLVHESGKQAWAFLPLAVSGREIGAAVISFGRPRALDDDERTLLTALSGLIAQALERAGLYDEATTRARTLQRSLLPQALPQLPEVTTAARYQPAKQGADVGGDWYDVIPLSAARVALVIGDVMGHGMAEAATMGGLRTAVRTLSELELPPDEILGHLNDIVGELGTDAFATCLYGIYDPVSRRLSYASAGQPPPAVAHPDGPVTFLPMTPDPPLGVAAPPFETRETRLPADSLLALYSDGLVESKDRDVTTGMNRLAELLSQSVNAMPASPADASDLDALCATLTSALLPAHGALIDDAALLLARTHPLDAENVAEWPLPEDPMAAGQARDLVRAQLTDWGLAHEDLIMTTELLVSELVGNVIRHACGPIRLRMLRSRALICEVSDASLTTPHIRHTSVTDEGGRGLQLISALCQRWGTRHTRNGKAIWTEQLLPTASARPSR, encoded by the coding sequence ATGCGGATGCGGCTGCTCGACGCCGTGCACGAGGACCGGCGCGATGTCGAAGTGCTGCTGACCGGGCTCCAGCAGGCCGTGGCCGAGGTGCACGGCCTGGGGGGCATGGTGCATCTCCCGGGCGGCGGTATGAGCGGCGTCCTCTACCTGGTCGCCGACAGCGGCCTGCCGGAGTCGATGACCCGGCCCTGGCTGATCATCCCGGCACGGGGCGCGGCGCCGCCGAGCAGGGCCGCCCGCAATGACACCGTCAGCTGGCGGCCCGACCTGGCCCCGCCCGACCCGGTGCCCGGCCGGGACCCCGCCGCCCTGTGGCCTGCCCGACTGCCCGCCGGGATCGGTCATCTGGCCGTGCCCATTCCGGGTGGTGGCCGGCGACGCGGCGCGCTCTCCGTCCTCTTCGCCCCGGGTACCGAGCCCGGCCCGGCGGAGCGCGGGTTCCTGAACGACGTGGCGGCCTGGATGTCCGGCCGGCTCAGGTCGTCCGGGATCCTCAATCCGTCCCCCACCCTGCTGCGCGCCCTGGAGGACGGGCCGGGACCGCGGCAGACCGCCCCGTGGGACGAGGAGGGGGCGCCCTCCATCGGGTACACCTGGGACCTGCGCACCGGCGAGCTGACCGCCGACCAGCCCGTCCAGGAGGTGCTGCCCGGCATCGATCCGGAGGTGATGACCGGCGGCATCGAGGCGTGGGCGGCGCTGATCCACCCGGACGACCTGCCGGCGGCGGTAGCCGGCTTCGACACGGGCATCCAGCTGCGCGGCGGCTTCCAGAACGAGTACCGGATCCGGCGCCAGGACGGCACATACCTCTGGATCGAGGCCCGTGCCCGGACGATCACGGACGAAGAGGGGGCGCCGGCGAAGGTGATCGGCACCCTCCGGGACAGCAGCGAGACGCACGCCGCCGCCGAGTCGGTGGGGCGGGCGCTGCGGCACATGAGCGACGGCTTCGTCTCCCTGGACACGGAGTGGCGCATCGGATTTCTCAACCAGGCCGCCGAGCGGCTCCTCGGCGCCGCGGGAGACGTGGCCGGAGCCCTGCTGTGGAACATTCCCGCGGTACGAGCCGTGCCGGGGCTGGAAGAACGGTGCCGGGCCACGGCGGCCGAGGGACGGCCGGCCGGATTCGACGTACCGGGGCCGGACGGGACGTCCTGGTACCACCTGCGGCTGCTGCCGGTGCCGGAAGGCCTCACGCTCTACATCACCGACACCACCGAGCGGCATCTGCGGGAGGCCGAACGGGCCGCCGCGGAGCGGGCGTCGGCGGAGCGAGCGGCCCTGGTGCAGCGGATCACGCGGGAGCTGGCCGAGGCTGTCACGGCCCAGGACGTGATGGCGGCGGTGGCCGACGGCGTGATGACACCTCTCGGAGCCACCGGACTCATCATGTTCGGCGTGGTCGGCGACCGGCTCACCGTGGTCGGCTCCCGGGGATACGGGGAGCGCTTCACCCGGCTGCTGGACGGGCGCTGGGCGGTGCTGGACACCACGAACCCGGTGGGAGACGCCCTGCGCACCCGCACCCCGCTCTGCATCTCCTCCCCGGAGGAGTTCTTGAAGAGCTACCCGGGGACCGAGACCCTGGTCCACGAGAGCGGCAAGCAGGCGTGGGCCTTTCTGCCGCTGGCGGTGTCGGGGCGCGAGATCGGCGCGGCGGTGATCTCCTTCGGCCGGCCACGGGCACTGGACGATGACGAACGAACGCTGCTGACCGCGCTCAGCGGACTGATCGCGCAGGCCCTGGAGCGGGCCGGGCTCTACGACGAGGCGACGACCCGGGCCCGTACCCTCCAGCGCAGCCTGCTGCCGCAGGCACTGCCCCAGCTGCCCGAGGTGACGACGGCGGCGCGCTACCAGCCGGCCAAACAGGGAGCCGACGTCGGCGGCGACTGGTACGACGTGATCCCCCTGTCCGCGGCCCGGGTGGCGCTCGTGATCGGCGACGTCATGGGCCACGGCATGGCCGAGGCCGCCACCATGGGCGGGCTCCGCACAGCCGTCCGTACCCTGTCGGAGCTGGAGCTGCCGCCCGACGAAATCCTCGGCCACCTCAACGACATCGTCGGCGAGCTGGGCACCGATGCCTTCGCGACCTGCCTGTACGGCATCTACGACCCGGTGAGCCGGCGTCTGTCGTACGCCAGCGCCGGTCAGCCGCCCCCGGCGGTGGCCCACCCCGACGGCCCCGTGACCTTCCTGCCCATGACCCCGGACCCGCCGCTGGGGGTGGCCGCGCCGCCGTTCGAAACCCGCGAGACCCGTCTGCCCGCCGACAGCCTGCTCGCCCTCTACAGCGACGGCCTGGTCGAGAGCAAGGACAGGGACGTCACCACCGGCATGAACCGCCTCGCCGAGCTCCTGTCCCAGTCCGTGAACGCCATGCCGGCCTCACCGGCGGACGCGTCCGACCTGGACGCTCTCTGCGCCACCCTCACCTCCGCCCTCCTGCCCGCCCACGGCGCGCTGATAGACGACGCCGCCCTGCTGCTGGCCCGCACCCACCCGCTGGACGCGGAGAACGTCGCCGAGTGGCCGTTGCCGGAGGACCCGATGGCGGCGGGCCAGGCGCGCGACCTGGTCCGCGCCCAGCTCACCGACTGGGGCCTGGCCCACGAGGACCTGATCATGACCACCGAACTTCTGGTCAGCGAGCTGGTCGGGAACGTCATCCGGCACGCCTGCGGCCCCATCCGGCTGCGCATGCTCCGCAGCCGCGCACTGATCTGCGAGGTCTCCGACGCCAGCCTGACCACGCCGCACATCCGCCACACCTCCGTCACCGACGAGGGCGGCCGCGGCCTGCAGCTCATCTCCGCACTCTGCCAGCGCTGGGGCACCCGCCACACCCGAAACGGCAAGGCCATCTGGACCGAACAGCTCCTCCCCACGGCCTCGGCCCGGCCTTCACGTTGA
- a CDS encoding glycosyltransferase family 2 protein: MNVVSIVTPVHSGAVRFLPDAYASLLCQDLPAGWSWEWCVQEDGSDVRAQSYLPADDPRIRISSSRAGGPHVARTMAFARSRGAYLKTLDSDDQLTPGTLARDIAVLEEHASVGWTTSRVVDLLEDGSTVSFEFSDPQPGRLPKGSAFAFWTEHRRPQVHPATLCVRRSLLALLGGWMALPASGDTGLLLGLDALADGWFIGDTGLAYRKHDGQITAHPHHRSGEEWEARMSLIREHAEAIRAWADTHGR, translated from the coding sequence GTGAACGTCGTCTCCATCGTTACCCCAGTACACAGCGGTGCTGTCCGTTTCCTTCCGGACGCCTACGCCTCTCTGCTCTGCCAGGACCTTCCCGCCGGATGGTCATGGGAGTGGTGCGTACAGGAAGACGGCAGCGACGTCCGCGCGCAGTCGTACCTGCCGGCCGACGATCCACGGATCCGGATTTCGTCGTCCCGCGCCGGCGGCCCGCACGTGGCCCGCACCATGGCATTCGCGCGCTCCAGGGGTGCCTACCTGAAGACGCTGGACTCCGACGACCAGCTCACACCCGGCACTCTCGCGCGTGACATCGCCGTGCTGGAGGAACACGCCTCGGTCGGCTGGACCACGTCGCGGGTCGTCGATCTCCTCGAGGACGGCAGCACCGTCTCCTTCGAATTCAGCGACCCGCAACCGGGCCGGCTCCCCAAGGGAAGCGCGTTCGCCTTCTGGACCGAGCACCGCCGTCCGCAGGTCCACCCCGCCACGCTGTGCGTGAGGCGCTCCCTGCTGGCACTGCTGGGCGGCTGGATGGCACTGCCCGCCTCGGGCGACACCGGCCTCCTCCTCGGTCTGGACGCCCTGGCGGACGGATGGTTCATCGGCGACACCGGACTTGCCTACCGCAAGCACGACGGCCAGATCACCGCCCACCCTCACCATCGGAGCGGAGAGGAATGGGAGGCCCGGATGTCCCTGATCCGTGAACACGCGGAGGCAATCCGAGCGTGGGCTGACACGCACGGAAGGTGA
- a CDS encoding alpha/beta fold hydrolase: MAGKASIVLAHGLWADGSCFAKLIPALQAEGREVFASQHGLDSLAGDVDCVTRAINHVPGPVVLVGHSYGGTLITKAGVHDRVGALVYICALAPDDDETSQQHLAAFPSSPVFDHLEVTDNRIYLKESGIGDFCGDLPLEEQKLVLATANPPIADLFDQQVPGNAWRAKPSWYIVGTQDRTVNPDRERASAERMKATTVSLDSSHVPMLSQPNAVLEVIRNAAKTLE, encoded by the coding sequence ATGGCCGGAAAAGCCAGCATCGTGCTGGCCCACGGCTTGTGGGCCGATGGCTCGTGCTTCGCAAAGCTCATCCCCGCACTCCAGGCCGAGGGTCGCGAGGTCTTCGCGTCGCAGCATGGGCTTGACTCGCTCGCAGGCGACGTCGACTGCGTAACCCGCGCGATCAACCACGTGCCCGGCCCGGTCGTGCTCGTGGGCCACTCCTACGGCGGCACGCTGATCACCAAGGCGGGCGTGCACGACCGGGTGGGCGCCCTGGTGTACATCTGCGCGCTTGCCCCGGACGACGACGAGACCTCGCAGCAGCACCTGGCCGCGTTTCCCAGCTCGCCGGTTTTCGACCACCTTGAGGTCACCGACAACCGTATCTACCTCAAGGAGTCGGGCATCGGCGACTTCTGCGGCGACCTGCCGCTGGAGGAACAAAAGCTCGTGCTGGCGACCGCTAACCCACCGATCGCGGACCTCTTCGACCAGCAGGTACCCGGCAATGCCTGGCGAGCGAAGCCGAGCTGGTACATCGTGGGCACCCAGGACCGCACGGTGAACCCGGACCGGGAGCGCGCTTCCGCCGAACGGATGAAGGCCACGACCGTCAGCCTCGACAGCAGCCACGTCCCGATGCTCTCCCAGCCCAACGCTGTCCTCGAGGTCATCCGCAACGCTGCGAAGACCCTGGAGTAG
- a CDS encoding Dyp-type peroxidase yields MSVPTGVELELDDIQRGVLSPRPTPYAATYLAFRIDDRAHGRELMRRLSGAVTSVADSVSPLGETWVSAAVTCAGLRALGVPRSSLDTFAWEFRQGMRARAKALSDVGESGPEHWEAPLGTGDVHVVITAVAPDSPRLEAAVDRARPVYERLSGVTAIWRQDCCALPTETEHFGYRDGVSHPAVEGSGIPGSNRLEVPLRAGEFVLGYPDELGGVQTPQPTVLGRNGSYAVFRKLHQKVAEFRRYLRDNSTGPRDEELVAAKMMGRWRSGAPLALAPECDDPGLGADPYRRNAFLYERDDPAGFTTPGGCHIRRANPRDASVAGEVRLHRMIRRGAVYGPPLPDGALEDDGADRGLMFAFVGAHLGRQFEFVQSEWMNDGVFFGAGDARDPVTGSAEGGAGYTIPRRPLRRRLAPLPRFVVTRGGEYCFLPGLTALRWLGDLQD; encoded by the coding sequence GTGAGTGTGCCCACCGGAGTGGAACTGGAGCTCGACGACATTCAGCGGGGGGTCCTCAGCCCGCGGCCGACTCCCTATGCGGCGACGTATCTCGCCTTCCGTATCGATGACAGAGCCCACGGGCGGGAGCTGATGCGCAGGCTGAGCGGAGCGGTGACCTCTGTCGCGGACTCGGTCAGCCCGCTGGGGGAGACCTGGGTGAGCGCCGCCGTCACCTGTGCGGGGCTGCGGGCACTCGGCGTGCCGCGCTCGTCGCTGGACACGTTCGCGTGGGAGTTCCGCCAGGGCATGAGGGCCCGTGCCAAGGCGCTGAGCGATGTGGGTGAGAGCGGTCCGGAGCACTGGGAAGCGCCCCTTGGCACCGGCGATGTGCACGTGGTGATCACAGCGGTCGCGCCCGACTCCCCGCGCCTGGAGGCGGCGGTGGACCGCGCCCGGCCCGTGTACGAGCGCCTGTCCGGTGTCACGGCGATCTGGCGGCAGGACTGCTGTGCCCTGCCCACCGAGACCGAGCATTTCGGCTATCGCGACGGCGTCAGCCACCCGGCCGTCGAAGGCAGCGGCATTCCCGGGTCCAATCGGCTCGAAGTGCCCCTCAGAGCCGGTGAGTTCGTCCTCGGATACCCGGACGAGCTCGGCGGCGTTCAGACACCGCAGCCGACCGTGCTGGGGCGTAACGGCAGTTACGCGGTCTTCCGTAAACTCCACCAGAAAGTCGCCGAGTTCAGACGCTATCTGCGGGACAATTCCACCGGGCCCCGGGACGAGGAACTGGTCGCGGCGAAGATGATGGGCCGCTGGCGCAGCGGAGCGCCCCTGGCGCTCGCGCCCGAGTGCGACGATCCCGGGCTCGGTGCCGACCCGTACCGCCGTAACGCGTTCCTGTACGAGCGGGACGATCCAGCCGGTTTCACCACTCCCGGCGGCTGCCACATCCGCCGGGCCAACCCGCGGGACGCCTCGGTGGCCGGAGAGGTACGGCTGCACCGCATGATCCGGCGCGGCGCGGTCTACGGTCCGCCCCTGCCCGACGGAGCCCTGGAGGACGACGGGGCGGACCGCGGCCTGATGTTCGCGTTCGTCGGTGCGCACCTGGGGCGGCAGTTCGAGTTCGTCCAGTCGGAATGGATGAACGACGGGGTCTTCTTCGGGGCGGGCGACGCCAGGGACCCCGTCACCGGATCCGCCGAAGGAGGAGCCGGCTACACCATCCCTCGCCGGCCACTGCGCCGACGCCTTGCCCCCTTGCCCCGGTTCGTCGTCACCCGGGGTGGCGAGTACTGCTTCCTGCCCGGTCTGACCGCCTTGCGCTGGCTCGGCGACCTTCAGGACTGA
- a CDS encoding GYD domain-containing protein, with product MPTYVTLLSWTDQGVRNYKDTAKRAETFGSAVQKLGAKLLSIYWTVGPYDLVAIVEAPDDETATAAILQLGGVGNVRSTTLRAFGREEMERIIAKAAG from the coding sequence ATGCCGACGTACGTCACCTTGCTGAGCTGGACCGATCAAGGGGTCCGAAACTACAAGGACACCGCGAAGCGCGCCGAGACCTTCGGTTCAGCGGTACAGAAGCTCGGGGCGAAGCTCCTGAGTATCTACTGGACCGTCGGTCCATACGACCTCGTGGCCATCGTCGAGGCGCCTGACGACGAAACTGCCACCGCAGCAATCCTGCAGCTCGGTGGGGTGGGCAACGTCCGTTCCACGACTCTGCGGGCCTTCGGCCGAGAGGAGATGGAACGCATCATCGCCAAGGCGGCCGGCTGA